In Bacteroidota bacterium, a genomic segment contains:
- a CDS encoding T9SS type A sorting domain-containing protein, giving the protein MNQNFPNPFKQITEIYYELPESGMVNLTVFNNLGEQISVLVETEQKGGSYTVKFDASRLSAGAYFYTIKVIGENSNYLETKCMSLVK; this is encoded by the coding sequence TTGAATCAAAATTTCCCAAATCCGTTTAAGCAAATTACGGAGATTTATTACGAACTTCCCGAATCGGGAATGGTAAACCTAACTGTTTTCAACAATCTTGGCGAGCAAATTTCAGTGCTTGTTGAAACTGAACAAAAAGGCGGAAGTTATACAGTAAAATTCGATGCAAGCAGACTTTCTGCCGGTGCATACTTCTATACAATAAAAGTTATAGGAGAAAATTCTAACTATTTAGAAACCAAATGTATGAGTTTGGTGAAATAG